Below is a genomic region from Brassica rapa cultivar Chiifu-401-42 chromosome A08, CAAS_Brap_v3.01, whole genome shotgun sequence.
AGGTAAGGTATGATatagtttttggaatgtgaaatttatgattctaataaatatataaatatatacttaaaaaattaaaaaatagtttcaaacataatgttttattttcaaaaataaattttgaataacaaaataaataaaaaattcgaaaaaataaatttataaaaaaattcgaatttaataaaagtatgatttgaaaacataattttttaatcatcattttttacctttttatttattttaactaattatgtattatatatagagtaagCAAGGGTATAAGACTATTTTGCCacttaattaaaatttgatttgaaaatgtCCATTTAACGGTGTAAAAATGAATAATAGTACcatgaaaatggtaaacatgaaattttctttttaaatttcaaatatagaattttgcaaactctaaataaaatttttttttgaagagatTAACATCCTAAGCAAATCGTTTctctataaaatatttacttgAACTATTATTATAGCATTCCAGTCTTGGTAGGTGCattatagttaaataaaaaCGAACATTTTGGGAAAATCCATTACAGTAGTGCATTATTAACGTTGTGAATCATCCccgttttaaatgttttttgagATTATATGCCAAAGCTCAATTGTTTTTTTGGAacaattgtaattttttttctttctaattaaataatttttctttctttgtttctggtaaatcaaataaaatcttAATGGTATGAATTAGTATATATAACGTATGATTATATTCTtggacaaaacaaaacatatatgcGTGCTTTTGGTTCAGTAACACCTTTTTCTATTAACTTATGACGAGAGTGTATTGGTTAAACTCTCATGTGCTGAGTCCTACGCTCTTTTAACGGTTCTGTCACATTCATCAACTTGCCTTTTAGCTATAAGAAGAGtaggaatttttatttttaaaaaatgcaaAGAGTTTTGGACGCAAAACAAAAGGATAAACATAAAGAATTGTCCTTTGATTATTAAGATAGGAATGAGGGTATCTCACTCAACCTTCATTGCCATTGCTAACAATCTCAAAGTAGATAGAAAAAAATCATCTTTGTTGCAGAGGTAACACAACAGTTTCTTGCTCCCGCACCGTTATTAACCTTAAACGTTAAAAATTTCAAACTCCAGGTGTGTCTGAACGCAAAACTGTCAAGAAAAAGCAAACATGTGAGAATGATGGATAGACTAATACAGAGCTGGTAAAGCTGATACATTTGCAGATCGATTTGTTGaattacaaatataaataacaaaatcatagtcactagaaaaataaagaacttGTGAAACGATACATTTTCAGATAGGACATAAATGTGTACAAAACTGACAAAACCATTGtctcaaataaaaacaaagcatAACTTTCATTCAAGCTTCAATCTAAAATGCAAGATATCCGCAATTTCTTTTTACTATAATCTTTTTCATGTTTTCGCTTCTCAAATGAAATTGAgaaattcaaacaaaatattgaatttGATCAGACAGCATGTGATCAGATCAACATGAATGTTTTAAAACTTTGTAATCGGAGATAAAATTGCAGATATACTCATCACAACATGATTCAACTAGAAAGAAAAGAGACATACTTGGTTTCTCAGGCTTTCCATCAGCCCATTTGGAGATAGAGAAGTGAACCTTCTCGCGACTTAGGGCTTCTTCTTTGAAAGGCTCCTTCAGACAATTCCTGACCAGATTCGCACAAATGTTCGAGTACGTTATATAAGTCATCCCCGCCGCTCTCCAGAACGGAACCGCCGCGCTCGATGCCATCTCCTCCGATCTTCCTTTTATCTTACTTCGTCCCGATCCTTCTGTTTCTGGAAAATAGGTAGATATATATAGACTGGTTCTTGTGCCCTATTAATAGCAATCCTTTCACTTGTACTAAGCCCATTAGGcattaatcaaataatataatcaACCACTAAAATCCATAAAGAGATTATTAGtagctttttttttgaacaaagatTATTGATATTGAGCATTTTATTTCCTAAGTATTTTCGATCCGCATATTTCTCAACTAACAGTTGCAGGCACAAAATTAAGAATGACATAGTCAATTGTTAACTGATTAACCAAAAATTAACAGTTTTCGTCAAATTTTAACAATTGActatttaaatcataatttttccGTAGTCAACCATTAGTTGAAGAATAAATATGCGAATACAATACTTGAGTATTTAATTTACCTATTGCAAATAATTGAGAAAttaaaactcattatttttgttatgttcTTAATAAGATTTAAAGTCTTGAACACTAAACTCTTTTAAgaaatcataatttaaaaaaatgttaagttAGATATGACCAATAAACGATATATTTACCTTTAGAAGGAGATTTTTGAGATGTTTTAGTTTATACAATGGCATGtaaaacaatacaaaataaCTATAGTTACGATATATTGCTTGTTGATGTACTTTATGTTATAAAATCACctctagatttttaaaataaatcttaattaaaaagATTCTCAAGTTATATAAAACCATTATAAAAGATATCTAATCTAAAgacacataaaataatataagataattaCATTTGCATTGTATTGCTCATGCACAACATATGATTATCTAAAGTAAAGATAATTACATATAATTGTCTAAATTTGAGATCCAATGTACAACATATGATTGCCTAAACCAAACGAAATCATCTAGAGACGATTTTATAAACATGATGTACATCAGTAATAAGATGcaacattaattattttgtattgttttatatgtcattgtaaaaaactcaaaaatctCATTCTGAAGGTACAAAtcttgtatatttattttatctaatttgagaaaaaatttcattttgtgTTTTTTAATGGATTGGTGTTTTTAATTTCTCAAGTATCTACAATCGGAAAATAAAAACTGAAGTAttgtatgtaaatatttattccTTAACAAATCATTTACTGCACAAAACTATTATTAGAATTGTTGATCGTTAAAAAGATGACGGAAACCGTTAGTTTTCTGTTAATGAGTTAATGGTTGACTATTTTATTCTCAATTTTGCTCAGTCAATTTTTAGTTGGAGGACAATTCTTCGCAACTAATACTTGAATATTAAAGTAGGAAAATAAAGTGTCCATTTTTCCCTTTATCAGGCCTAGGAAATTAATTGGTTTATACTCGCTATTTGATTCGTACTGATTTGAAAAGACAAGTAATAAATCTGAAAATCTTATTACTTGCAAGTATAAGTCACATATCAAATTTCACTATTGTATGATATTTGGTTTGTTACTTACTTCATTACTTGTTACTCAATCTGAAAATATGTATTACCCTAAAAATATGTGTTACTCattgaaatatttgttttactaattatattgtaataaaataaaataaaattttgttttaggtATTTAATGTAATATGTACTTATTTCATATGAATCATGTACACTCACTTAATCATATTACTTGAACGGACTAAACATttatcctatactaaaaggtGAATATGGAGTGTTTCTAGCCTGTCCACGTAGGCTAATATATTTGACCAATCAAACACAAGTTTTATGACATGTCATTAGGTCAACACATTAACATTCGGCAAAATCGATTCCTTTCTCTTTCTTCTCAGTTTTTCTGCAAAATCTATTCTCAACTTTTGATTTTCTATTCAAAAGTCAGCTCATTGATTCCTCTTCCTTTCTTCTCTCCTTCTCTACAAAACCTTTACCATACCCAAAAGtcacttttttaaaaaactttaggCATGTGAACTCTTATTATGTAGTCGACTTTTGTGTGGTTCTCTTAGAAATCCTATTTCTGGATTTATGATTTTGGAAATTGGAATTTTGTTTTTCGTAGTTGTAAGATGGCGAACACATGAGAAATGGGTTATAGGCgtttcagacaaaaaaaaaaagaaacaagagaagGAGAATCACGATAAGTTACAAAGAGATCTACATCTCCTTATTTCCCATGTTCTCCTTTAATACCCTTTGAGCTTCATAATTCCTCTGTCAGGACAGagacaagaaaacaaaacaggGTTATGCAGATAAACgaaggaaacatcttgagtttacTACAACCAACCGCAAATGAACATTACTGGTCACATCGATCTCGGTAGAGTTCTGAGAGGCCGTCGCCGCGAGGTCATGGGGAAGACGAGGTGCGAGGAGTGGAAGCTTCGAAGATTACCACGGCGGATTCGTTCGGTGCTATTGTTTTGGGTGGTACCTTTGATCGATTGCACGATGGGCATCAATCACGATCTCTTCATCCGATCTGAAATCAATCCACCGTGTCTCACCTGCCATCATTGCGTGAAGACAGAGTCGTTGCCGTGACGTTCGATATTCACTTCACCACTTCTGGTCTATCAAGGCGTGATGGTTTAGGAGTGCATTTCAATCAACTTAATTATGCTTCTGCTCCTTACCTCTGTTGCCAGAACTGTAAAGAAATGCTTCTGCGAGA
It encodes:
- the LOC103832834 gene encoding ATP synthase subunit epsilon, mitochondrial; this translates as MASSAAVPFWRAAGMTYITYSNICANLVRNCLKEPFKEEALSREKVHFSISKWADGKPEKPILRSDTPGV